The following are encoded in a window of Chitinophagaceae bacterium genomic DNA:
- a CDS encoding phosphoribosyltransferase, whose translation MKDKKYILSAEVADKKLRRMALQVVEQNYDAKQLILIGIRANGIFIANIISKYLQEVFKGEVIVLELSMDKKKPSVIRLDKQMDFNGKTILLIDDVANSGRTMLYALKPLLEQLPEKIQTLALVERTHKTFPIDVDYTGLSVSTTKDEHIVVEVKNGQVAGAWME comes from the coding sequence ATGAAAGATAAAAAGTACATCTTGTCTGCCGAAGTAGCCGATAAAAAACTCCGCCGCATGGCCCTGCAGGTGGTGGAGCAGAACTATGATGCGAAGCAGCTCATCCTCATCGGCATCAGGGCCAACGGCATCTTTATTGCCAATATCATCAGCAAATATTTACAAGAGGTTTTCAAAGGCGAAGTGATCGTGCTGGAGCTGAGTATGGATAAAAAGAAACCCTCCGTCATCCGCCTGGATAAACAAATGGATTTTAACGGCAAGACGATTTTGCTGATAGATGATGTTGCCAACAGCGGCCGAACCATGCTGTATGCACTAAAACCCCTGCTTGAGCAGCTACCCGAAAAGATACAGACCCTTGCCCTTGTTGAAAGGACCCACAAGACCTTTCCCATTGATGTGGATTATACCGGCCTCTCTGTTTCTACCACCAAAGACGAGCATATCGTGGTGGAAGTAAAAAATGGACAGGTTGCCGGAGCCTGGATGGAATGA
- a CDS encoding (Fe-S)-binding protein: MQILQQALFVALAGLASWLFAKNIGIIRRNVLLGKEEDLTGNPSLRWKNLLLLAFGQKKMFRNPLVAFMHFVIYAGFIIINIEVLEIVLDGILGTHRLFLPYLGSFYTFLINFFEILAVGVLAVCIVFLIRRNVIKLKRFISKDLDGWPRSDANYILITEIILMSLFLIMNSTDRALQVKGAEHYHDTGNFIISGILAPSLSGFSSSALIALERGCWWLHIIGIFAFLNYLPYSKHLHILLAFPNAYYARLEVAGKMDNMESVQNEVKYMMQPELTPAEQTAPMKFGAKDVFDLSWKSLLDAYSCTECGRCSAACPANQTGKLLSPRKIMMDTRDRLEAVGKNIKANGEFKDDGKNLFSHITVEELRACTTCNACVQECPVSISPLEIILELRRSLIMEDSNAPQEWNVMFGNIENNFAPWKFSPDDRDKWVEEMG, translated from the coding sequence ATGCAAATTCTTCAACAGGCTCTCTTCGTTGCACTTGCCGGCCTGGCTTCCTGGCTCTTTGCAAAGAATATCGGTATCATCCGCCGCAATGTTTTACTGGGCAAGGAAGAAGACCTCACCGGCAACCCCTCCCTGCGCTGGAAAAACCTGCTGCTGCTCGCTTTCGGTCAAAAGAAAATGTTCCGCAATCCCCTGGTGGCGTTCATGCACTTTGTAATCTATGCCGGTTTCATCATCATCAATATTGAAGTGCTGGAGATCGTGCTGGACGGGATCCTGGGAACACACCGGCTGTTCCTTCCTTACCTCGGCAGCTTTTACACGTTCCTCATCAATTTTTTTGAGATACTGGCTGTGGGCGTATTGGCCGTTTGCATCGTTTTTTTGATACGGAGGAATGTCATCAAACTGAAACGCTTCATCAGCAAGGACCTGGATGGCTGGCCAAGAAGCGACGCCAATTATATCCTGATCACCGAGATCATTTTAATGAGCCTCTTCCTCATCATGAACAGTACCGACCGGGCATTGCAAGTCAAGGGGGCAGAACATTACCACGATACCGGCAACTTCATCATCTCCGGCATCCTCGCCCCATCCCTCAGCGGGTTTTCGTCCTCCGCTCTCATTGCACTGGAACGTGGCTGCTGGTGGCTGCACATCATTGGCATATTTGCATTTTTGAATTACCTGCCTTACAGCAAACACCTGCATATTCTCCTTGCCTTTCCCAATGCGTATTACGCAAGACTTGAGGTGGCCGGCAAGATGGATAACATGGAATCTGTGCAGAATGAAGTGAAATATATGATGCAACCCGAACTTACACCGGCTGAACAAACTGCACCAATGAAATTCGGCGCCAAAGATGTGTTTGACCTGAGCTGGAAAAGTTTATTGGATGCCTACAGCTGCACCGAATGCGGACGCTGCTCGGCTGCCTGTCCTGCTAACCAGACCGGTAAACTTTTAAGTCCCCGGAAAATAATGATGGACACCCGTGACCGGCTGGAAGCCGTAGGTAAGAACATAAAGGCAAACGGAGAATTTAAAGACGACGGAAAAAATCTATTCTCTCACATCACCGTGGAAGAACTGCGTGCCTGTACTACCTGCAATGCCTGTGTACAGGAATGCCCCGTTTCCATATCCCCGCTTGAGATCATTTTAGAACTGCGCCGCTCCCTCATCATGGAAGACAGCAATGCCCCGCAGGAATGGAACGTGATGTTCGGCAATATTGAAAATAACTTTGCGCCCTGGAAATTCAGCCCGGATGACCGGGATAAATGGGTGGAGGAGATGGGTTAG
- a CDS encoding SHOCT domain-containing protein produces the protein MSRNDTYILQNSSILVDKLRNYKNSGAGNYSIRISGTATRKDNSKMEVDFILEFENAIAGFNGSAGELTIPEAFRKKRAETIAMEPEKQTTPVETKKQTVPDEMKKLLIADEIKKLFELHKAGALTKEEYEARKKKLLEQ, from the coding sequence ATGAGCAGGAATGATACCTATATCCTGCAGAACAGCAGCATCCTCGTAGACAAATTAAGGAACTACAAAAATTCCGGGGCCGGCAATTACAGCATCCGTATCTCCGGCACGGCAACCCGGAAGGACAATTCGAAAATGGAGGTGGATTTCATCCTGGAATTTGAGAATGCCATTGCCGGTTTCAACGGATCAGCGGGTGAACTGACCATACCGGAAGCATTCAGGAAAAAGCGGGCCGAAACCATTGCCATGGAACCGGAAAAACAAACGACGCCGGTTGAAACCAAAAAACAAACCGTCCCCGATGAAATGAAAAAACTGTTGATAGCCGATGAGATCAAAAAACTGTTTGAGCTGCACAAAGCAGGCGCTTTGACCAAAGAAGAATACGAAGCAAGGAAGAAAAAACTATTGGAGCAATAA
- a CDS encoding glycoside hydrolase family 18 protein, producing MNRVRLFLYALLLIVIAGSCKKEDQPGPVNPPAVIAPPAPFGFYVVGYFPSYRTVATVPDVKFKMCNVVNYAFATVNNTGGLVLGNAGHLLEVKNKAKANGARVFISVSGLAADFKTMASVPAGRTSFINQVMNLVRTYGMDGVDIDWEFPRTDDGTDLTFTALMKQLSDSCHTGSKYYLTAAITAGKYAGAVRDAISSELWQGNYVDWFNIMSYDDFSTTQPYKHHCDYTLATTSLNYWINTRGMPGAKAVLGIAGYGRPSGITQTNTVLSFSDILSRGGNPQSDSAIVTNGGFSNYTIYYNGITTVKKKAILSKQMANGIMLWEKSHDVHDNNSLLKAVCDTVGRTY from the coding sequence ATGAACCGGGTAAGATTATTTTTATATGCATTGCTACTCATTGTCATTGCCGGCTCCTGTAAAAAGGAAGACCAGCCCGGGCCCGTAAATCCACCCGCCGTAATTGCTCCCCCTGCCCCATTCGGGTTTTATGTGGTTGGATATTTTCCTTCATACAGAACGGTTGCTACCGTGCCGGATGTGAAATTCAAAATGTGCAATGTTGTAAATTATGCATTTGCCACCGTAAATAATACCGGTGGCCTGGTATTGGGCAATGCCGGCCATTTACTGGAGGTGAAGAACAAAGCAAAGGCAAACGGCGCCCGGGTTTTCATCAGCGTATCCGGACTGGCAGCCGATTTCAAGACCATGGCATCGGTTCCTGCCGGAAGAACTTCCTTTATAAACCAGGTAATGAACCTTGTGAGGACCTACGGCATGGATGGTGTGGATATAGACTGGGAATTTCCAAGAACCGATGACGGAACAGACCTCACTTTTACTGCACTGATGAAACAATTAAGCGACAGTTGTCACACAGGCAGTAAATATTATCTGACCGCAGCCATTACAGCGGGTAAATACGCAGGCGCTGTGCGGGATGCCATCAGCAGTGAATTGTGGCAGGGCAATTATGTAGATTGGTTCAACATCATGTCGTACGACGATTTCAGCACCACCCAGCCTTACAAACATCATTGTGATTATACCCTGGCCACAACAAGTTTAAATTACTGGATAAACACCAGGGGGATGCCCGGCGCCAAAGCCGTTTTGGGCATTGCCGGTTATGGAAGGCCGAGCGGGATCACGCAAACGAATACCGTTTTAAGTTTCAGCGACATCCTCTCCAGGGGAGGAAACCCGCAATCCGATTCGGCGATCGTTACCAACGGGGGTTTCTCCAACTATACCATTTATTACAACGGCATTACCACGGTAAAAAAGAAAGCCATCCTTTCAAAACAAATGGCAAACGGCATCATGCTTTGGGAAAAAAGCCATGATGTGCATGACAATAATTCCCTTTTAAAAGCGGTTTGCGATACGGTGGGCAGGACCTACTAG
- a CDS encoding DUF1801 domain-containing protein produces the protein MKTIHPVKIRSLLQLYEILPENERLIVDILRELVKEQLPPNGKEKISYNVPFFYGYKGICIIWPSSIPRGGIRKGVLLGFWYGNRLTDADNYLTHGSNKQIFYKIYNSAGEINIKAVTKLLKEAVKLDKSWRER, from the coding sequence ATGAAAACGATCCATCCCGTTAAGATCAGGTCCTTATTGCAGCTCTATGAGATACTCCCGGAGAACGAACGGCTGATCGTGGACATATTGCGGGAACTGGTAAAAGAGCAACTGCCGCCAAATGGCAAAGAAAAAATATCTTACAATGTTCCCTTCTTCTATGGCTATAAGGGGATCTGCATTATCTGGCCTTCCAGCATTCCCAGGGGTGGTATCAGGAAAGGCGTATTATTAGGTTTCTGGTATGGCAACCGGCTTACCGACGCAGACAATTATCTCACCCACGGCAGCAACAAACAAATATTCTATAAGATCTATAACAGCGCCGGGGAAATAAATATCAAAGCAGTTACAAAACTGCTGAAGGAAGCGGTGAAGCTGGATAAGAGCTGGCGTGAAAGATAA
- a CDS encoding valine--tRNA ligase, producing MELSKNFEPKAVEDKWYKHWLGKGYFNSKPDGRPAFTVVIPPPNVTGVLHMGHTLNETVQDILVRKARMSGFNACWVPGSDHASIATEAKVVAMLKEKGIDKNSLSREEFLKYAFEWKDKYGGIIYNQIERLGCSVDWSRTTFTMDDHYYKAVIKVFIDLYNKGLIYRGARMINWDPAAKTALSDEEVEYRELTGKLYYLTYKLVDKDGNAINSPSGVGGISIATQRPETIMGDTAICVNPNDDRYAHLKGAHAFVPLINRRIPIIFDEYVDPAFGTGALKVTPAHDINDYNLGLKHNLEVVDTINEDGTLSAAAQIYVGEDRFSARKKIIRELEEKGFLKKEEEYTTRLGYSQRTGVVVEPRISTQWFVKMKELAEPALKAVVNGDIKIHPGDKFLATYKYWLENVKDWCISRQLWWGQQIPAWYDAEGRMVVAETKEEALAQFKIQNSKLTIEDIKQDEDVLDTWFSSWLWPMEVFKGITNPGNEEVKYYYPSSVLVTGQDIIFFWVARMVMAGMEYEKQIPFKDVYFTGMVRDKLGRKMSKSLGNSPDLLDLVDRYGADAVRFGIMVSSPAGNDLMFDEAALEQGRNFNNKIWNALKLVKMWQERQTTENRQQTTDNFALDWFESRLNEAKTEVDTLMKQFRLSEALKVIYSLIWDDFCSWYLEWVKPGFEQPIEASVYKKTIEFFTGLVQLLQPYMPFVTEEIYHLLEERKDDLCIMQFVQAKPADKKILLQGELLKQVITTIRDARNRNQLKPKEIIRLYIETASPESYSSIKDILSKQVNAGEISFVHEAVANSIVVAVEKEKFYIETGKELDTTTLKADLLKDLEHQKNFLVSVEKKLRNEKFVQNAKPEVLALEQKKKADAEARIKTIEESLSTIS from the coding sequence ATGGAACTGAGTAAAAATTTTGAACCGAAGGCCGTTGAGGATAAATGGTATAAGCATTGGCTGGGTAAAGGATATTTCAATAGTAAGCCGGATGGCCGCCCTGCTTTTACGGTGGTGATACCACCCCCGAATGTTACGGGTGTGCTGCACATGGGCCATACCCTGAATGAAACGGTTCAGGATATACTGGTACGTAAGGCAAGAATGAGCGGCTTTAATGCCTGCTGGGTTCCGGGCAGCGACCATGCATCCATTGCCACCGAGGCAAAAGTGGTGGCCATGCTGAAAGAAAAAGGCATTGATAAGAACAGTTTATCAAGAGAGGAGTTTCTGAAATATGCATTTGAATGGAAGGATAAATACGGTGGCATCATCTATAACCAGATAGAAAGGCTTGGCTGCAGCGTTGACTGGAGCAGGACCACCTTCACCATGGATGATCATTATTACAAAGCCGTAATAAAAGTATTTATTGATCTCTACAATAAGGGACTGATATACCGCGGCGCCCGGATGATAAACTGGGACCCCGCCGCAAAAACCGCCCTGAGTGATGAAGAAGTGGAATACAGGGAACTGACGGGCAAGCTTTATTACCTGACTTATAAATTAGTGGATAAAGATGGAAATGCAATTAACTCCCCTTCAGGGGTTGGGGGCATCAGCATTGCAACCCAGCGGCCGGAAACGATCATGGGCGATACTGCCATTTGCGTTAATCCCAATGATGATCGTTATGCACATTTAAAAGGGGCTCATGCGTTCGTTCCTCTTATCAACCGCCGCATCCCCATCATTTTTGATGAGTATGTTGATCCTGCTTTTGGTACGGGGGCGTTGAAGGTTACCCCGGCACATGATATCAACGATTATAACCTGGGGTTGAAACATAACCTGGAAGTGGTTGATACCATTAACGAAGACGGAACCCTGAGCGCCGCCGCACAGATATATGTTGGAGAAGACCGGTTTTCAGCAAGAAAAAAGATCATCAGGGAACTGGAAGAAAAAGGCTTTCTCAAAAAAGAAGAAGAATACACAACAAGGCTGGGTTACAGTCAGCGTACCGGCGTGGTGGTGGAACCCAGGATAAGCACCCAGTGGTTTGTGAAGATGAAAGAACTGGCAGAACCTGCATTGAAAGCCGTGGTGAACGGGGATATTAAAATTCACCCCGGTGATAAATTTTTAGCCACGTATAAATACTGGCTGGAAAATGTGAAGGACTGGTGCATCAGCCGCCAGCTTTGGTGGGGACAGCAGATACCGGCATGGTATGATGCGGAGGGAAGAATGGTGGTTGCGGAAACAAAGGAAGAAGCTCTCGCCCAATTCAAAATTCAAAATTCAAAACTCACCATTGAAGACATAAAGCAGGATGAAGATGTACTGGATACCTGGTTCTCTTCCTGGCTATGGCCCATGGAAGTGTTCAAAGGCATTACCAACCCGGGTAATGAAGAAGTGAAATACTACTACCCTTCTTCGGTGCTGGTAACCGGGCAGGATATCATTTTCTTCTGGGTGGCCCGTATGGTAATGGCGGGAATGGAATATGAAAAACAGATACCTTTCAAAGATGTTTACTTTACCGGCATGGTACGGGATAAGCTGGGAAGGAAAATGAGCAAAAGCCTGGGCAACAGTCCCGACCTGCTTGACCTGGTCGACCGCTATGGCGCCGATGCAGTACGGTTTGGCATCATGGTGTCTTCGCCGGCAGGCAATGACCTGATGTTTGATGAAGCAGCACTGGAACAGGGAAGGAATTTCAATAACAAGATATGGAATGCACTGAAGCTGGTGAAGATGTGGCAAGAAAGGCAGACGACAGAAAACAGACAACAGACAACAGACAACTTCGCATTAGACTGGTTTGAAAGCCGGCTGAATGAAGCAAAAACTGAAGTGGATACACTGATGAAACAATTCCGCTTAAGTGAAGCATTGAAAGTTATTTACTCATTGATATGGGATGATTTCTGCAGCTGGTACCTGGAATGGGTGAAGCCGGGTTTTGAACAACCCATCGAAGCATCGGTTTATAAAAAGACCATTGAGTTCTTTACCGGGTTAGTGCAACTGTTGCAACCCTATATGCCATTTGTTACCGAAGAAATTTATCACCTGCTGGAAGAAAGAAAGGATGACCTGTGTATAATGCAATTTGTGCAGGCAAAACCGGCCGATAAGAAAATATTATTACAGGGAGAATTACTCAAGCAGGTGATCACTACCATACGGGATGCCAGGAACAGGAACCAGTTAAAGCCCAAAGAAATCATCAGGCTTTACATCGAGACCGCTTCACCCGAAAGTTACAGCTCCATCAAAGACATCTTAAGTAAACAGGTAAATGCGGGAGAGATCAGCTTTGTACACGAAGCGGTGGCAAACAGCATTGTGGTGGCGGTGGAAAAAGAAAAGTTCTATATCGAAACCGGAAAAGAACTGGATACCACTACCCTGAAAGCTGACCTGCTGAAAGACCTGGAACACCAGAAGAATTTCCTGGTTTCGGTGGAGAAAAAGCTCCGCAACGAAAAATTTGTTCAGAATGCAAAACCGGAAGTGCTGGCGCTGGAACAGAAGAAGAAAGCCGATGCCGAAGCAAGGATAAAGACCATTGAAGAGAGCCTGTCAACAATTAGTTAA
- a CDS encoding Lrp/AsnC family transcriptional regulator, whose translation MAKALQTEKTATGSIALDAKDIAILQLLQQNARMTVKEIAGKIHLSTTPVHERIKRLEANGVIKQYATLLDHTKVNKGLIAICYVSLKEHNKTAGTKFVKAILQMPEVVECYTISGEFDFMLKVMCADMNTYHDFHVNKLSNIENMGHVQSIFVMGVIKQTHQLVWG comes from the coding sequence ATGGCAAAAGCACTTCAAACAGAAAAAACAGCTACCGGTTCCATTGCACTGGATGCCAAAGACATTGCGATCCTCCAGTTGCTGCAACAAAATGCACGGATGACGGTAAAGGAAATTGCCGGTAAGATCCACCTGAGCACCACACCGGTACATGAACGCATCAAACGGCTGGAAGCAAACGGGGTGATCAAACAATATGCCACCCTGCTGGATCATACCAAAGTGAATAAGGGCCTGATCGCGATCTGCTATGTATCCTTAAAGGAACACAATAAAACGGCGGGCACCAAATTTGTAAAAGCCATTTTGCAGATGCCGGAAGTGGTTGAATGCTACACCATCAGCGGGGAATTTGATTTTATGTTAAAAGTGATGTGTGCGGATATGAATACCTATCACGATTTCCATGTGAACAAACTAAGCAACATCGAGAACATGGGACATGTGCAGAGTATCTTTGTGATGGGGGTGATCAAGCAGACGCACCAGCTGGTGTGGGGATGA
- a CDS encoding adenosylhomocysteinase, which produces MSTLSKTSIDFSLKYKVADMSLAEWGRKEIRLAEAEMPGLMAIREEFGPSQPLKGARIAGCLHMTIQTAVLIETLVALGAEVKWSSCNIFSTQDQAAAAIAAAGIGVFAWKGQTQAEADWCIEQTLFFGGADRPLNMILDDGGDLTNMVFDTYPELIQHVKGLSEETTTGVHRLYERMQKGTLPVPAINVNDSVTKSKFDNKYGCKESLVDSIRRATDVMMAGKVAVVGGYGDVGKGSAASLKGAGCRVIVTEIDPICALQAAMDGFEVKKMIDAVKEADIIVTASGCRDLITEKHFRLMKDKAIVCNIGHFDIEIDMAWLNGSYGKTKNTIKPQVDMYTIDGKDVIVLAEGRLVNLGCATGHPSFVMSNSFTNQTLAQIELWTNHSKYKNEVYVLPKVLDEKVARLHLAKIGVVLDELTPAQSDYLAIPAEGPFKPEHYRY; this is translated from the coding sequence ATGTCTACATTATCAAAAACCTCCATCGATTTCAGCCTTAAATACAAGGTTGCCGATATGAGCCTCGCTGAATGGGGCCGTAAAGAAATAAGATTGGCCGAAGCAGAAATGCCGGGCTTAATGGCCATCCGGGAAGAGTTTGGCCCCTCCCAACCCCTGAAAGGTGCACGCATTGCAGGTTGCCTGCACATGACCATCCAGACCGCCGTATTGATCGAAACACTGGTTGCACTGGGCGCAGAGGTTAAATGGAGCTCCTGTAATATTTTCAGTACACAGGACCAGGCTGCTGCTGCCATTGCTGCTGCCGGTATCGGTGTATTTGCCTGGAAAGGACAGACACAGGCAGAAGCCGACTGGTGTATTGAGCAAACCTTATTCTTTGGTGGCGCCGACCGTCCCCTGAATATGATCCTGGACGATGGCGGTGACCTGACCAATATGGTTTTTGACACCTATCCCGAACTGATACAGCATGTGAAAGGATTGAGCGAAGAAACCACCACCGGAGTTCACCGTTTATACGAAAGGATGCAGAAAGGCACCCTGCCTGTTCCTGCCATCAACGTGAACGACAGCGTTACAAAATCTAAATTTGATAATAAATACGGATGTAAAGAAAGCTTGGTGGATTCTATCCGCCGGGCCACGGATGTGATGATGGCTGGTAAAGTAGCTGTGGTAGGTGGATACGGTGATGTGGGTAAAGGTTCTGCCGCTTCATTGAAAGGCGCCGGTTGCCGGGTGATCGTTACCGAGATCGATCCGATCTGTGCTTTGCAGGCTGCCATGGATGGCTTTGAAGTAAAGAAAATGATCGATGCCGTTAAAGAAGCAGACATCATCGTTACGGCAAGCGGTTGCCGCGACCTGATCACGGAAAAACATTTCCGCCTGATGAAAGACAAAGCCATTGTTTGCAATATCGGTCACTTCGATATTGAAATTGACATGGCCTGGTTGAATGGAAGCTATGGTAAAACAAAAAACACCATCAAGCCACAGGTTGATATGTACACCATCGACGGTAAAGACGTGATCGTACTGGCTGAAGGCCGCCTGGTGAACCTGGGTTGTGCAACCGGCCACCCATCCTTTGTAATGAGTAACTCGTTCACCAACCAAACGCTGGCACAAATTGAACTGTGGACCAACCACAGCAAGTACAAGAATGAAGTATATGTGCTGCCAAAAGTACTGGATGAAAAAGTTGCCCGCCTGCACCTTGCAAAAATCGGTGTAGTACTGGATGAACTGACCCCTGCCCAATCCGATTACCTGGCAATCCCGGCAGAAGGCCCATTCAAGCCGGAGCATTACCGGTATTAA
- a CDS encoding nuclear transport factor 2 family protein yields the protein MKKFLSIICISVVLSACNNEKQEETAAAPEVKSDKPAAPVELLNDSNLVNTVKAAFTAFENKDIEGYTANLADNVMFRWSGGDSLAGKQAVKDWYTGRFNIIDNIKFSDHIFLPLMANVSPNGGATASGKWMLTWYMVNVKYKNGKAIMFWAHNAQHYNDAGKIDQFVQYIDRHPLMEATKDLVK from the coding sequence ATGAAAAAGTTCCTTTCAATCATTTGCATTTCGGTGGTTTTGTCAGCCTGCAACAATGAAAAACAAGAAGAAACAGCCGCTGCACCGGAGGTTAAATCCGATAAGCCTGCTGCCCCGGTTGAGCTTCTTAATGACAGTAACCTTGTGAACACTGTAAAAGCTGCTTTCACCGCTTTCGAGAACAAAGATATTGAGGGCTATACGGCTAACCTGGCTGATAATGTAATGTTCCGGTGGTCGGGCGGTGACAGCCTTGCCGGAAAACAGGCGGTTAAAGACTGGTATACCGGAAGGTTTAACATCATTGACAATATCAAATTTTCCGACCATATCTTTCTTCCGCTCATGGCCAACGTAAGTCCGAATGGAGGGGCAACAGCGTCAGGAAAATGGATGCTTACCTGGTACATGGTCAATGTAAAGTATAAAAATGGCAAGGCGATCATGTTTTGGGCACATAATGCCCAGCATTATAATGATGCCGGTAAGATCGATCAGTTTGTACAGTATATCGACAGGCATCCTTTAATGGAAGCCACCAAGGACCTGGTAAAATAA